The genomic DNA CCGCCGTACTCGACGAACGCCGCCTGGAGCGACGGCTCCACCCGGGTGACCTTGGCGAGGTAGATGTTGCCGCGCAGCTGGCGCCGGTTGGCGGCTTCGAAGTCGAACTCCTCGACCCTAGACCCGTGGACCGTGACGACCCGGGTCTCCTCCGGGTGCATCGCGTCGATCAGCATTTTGTTGGCCATGTCGGACTCTCGGCATGGCGGCCGACGTCGTTCTCCGTGCCCGTGGTCCCGGCGGCGCCTCGCCCGACGTCAATGCTGTCGGGCGGGATGCCGGCCTCGTCGCCGAGGCGGATGGGTTCGAGGGGAAATTGCCGTCAACCGCCGTTCGGCGCCCTGGGCGCCTGGGGTTGAAACAGGCCGGGCGGACGGACGGACCGGCGTGACGCACCGTTTGCGCCTCCGGGGCACGCGCAGCCTTATGCTGGGCCGTGCGTCCGTCCATCGTGGTCCCGACCTCGCGAAACAATCTCGGCCGGCGGGGGACCGGCCGTGAATTCCTGGGTGCGGCGGAGGATCTCCGCCGCGTCGTGCGACACCTGCCCGATCGCGGGCGGCACATGCCGCCGCCAAGCGGACCGACAGGGCCCGCCGCGACACCGCGACCGCTTTCGCGAGGAATTCGGTCACGTCCGCGGGCCGTTGCGGCGACCGGCGGGACCGGAGAGGGGTCGACATCATTACAGACCGCTGCGCGGATTTGGCAAGGGTCAACGTGAATAGATGTCACGGGCCTGTCACGGTGCGCGCGGCGCCACGCGACAGGTGTGTGTCTACTCCGCCGCTTCGAGCCGCGGCGTCACCCCGGCGAGCGCCGCGGGCTTCGGGCCGCCGGTCGCCCAGTCGAGCAGCTCGACCGTGTGGACGATTGGGATGCCGGTGCCCTTCCCGATCTGCGTGGCGCAGCCGATGTTGCCGGTGGCGATCACGTCGGGGCGCACGCGCTCGATGTTGGCGACCTTCCGGGCGCGCAGCTTCGCGGCGAGCTCCGGCTGCAGGATGTTGTAGGTCCCCGCCGAGCCGCAGCAGATATGGCCCTCGGGCACGTCCTTCACGGTGAAGCCCGCGCGCTTCAGCAGCGTCTTGGGCTCGAGGCGGATGCCCTGGCCGTGCTGCATCGAGCAGGCCGAGTGATAGGCCACGACGAGGTCGGTCTCGGCCACGGGGGCCAGGTCGAGCAGGGCGAGGTACTCGGTCACGTCCTTGGCCAGGCTCGAGACCCGCAGCGCCTTCTCGGCGTAGGCCGGGTCGTCGCGGAACATGAAGCCGTAATCCTTGATGGTCGTGCCGCAGCCCGAGGCCGTGACCAGGATCGCGTCGAGGCCCTGGGCGATCTCGGCGTCCCAGGCGTCGATCGCCTGCCTGGCATGGGCGTGGGCCGATTCCTCCTTGCCCATGTGGTGGGTCAGCGCCCCGCAGCAGCCCTCGTTCGCGTGCACCACCTCGATCCCGTGCCGGTTGAGCAGCCGGATCGCGGCGGCGTTGAAGTCCGGCCGCAGGACGCTCTGGGCGCAGCCGCGGAGGAGGGCGACGCGCCGGGCGGGCGTCCCGGCCGCCTGACCGCCCGCCGGCGGGAACCGGCCGGGCCGGTTCGTCGGCTCGCGGGGCGGCGCCCCGGCCGGCGCGAGGTCGAGCATGGCCGCGAGGCGGTTGCCGACCCGCGGCAGCCGGGCCACCAGCCCCCGGAACGGCGCGCCGAGCTTGGCGGCGGTGAGCGCGAGGCGGAAGCGGCCCGGATAGGGCAGGACCTGGGCGAGGAGCGCCCGCAGGAACCGGTCGCCGGCGGGGCGCGCGTAGGTCTCCTCGATATGGGCCCGGGCGTGGTCGACGAGGTGCATATAGTGCACCCCCGACGGGCAGGTGGTCATGCAGGACAGGCACGAGAGGCAGCGGTCGACGTGCTTGACCACCTCCTGCGAGGCCGGCTTGCCGCCCTCCAGCATGTCCTTGATCAGGTAGATCCGCCCGCGCGGGGAATCGAGCTCGTCCCCGAGCAGCAGGTAGGTCGGGCAGGTCGCCGTGCAGAATCCGCAATGCACGCAGGTCCGCAGGATCTTCTCCGACGCCGCCATGGCGGGATCGGCGAGCTGGGCGGGGGCGAAGTTGGTCTGCACGGGTCGCGTCCTCGGCGCCACGGCTCCCCACGCTCGGGGAGGGGCGGGATCTGAAGCTTCAGAGTCCGGCGTACATCCGGCCGGGGTTGAGCACCCCGGCGGGGTCGTGCGCCGCCTTGATGCCGGCGGTGAGCCGCATCAGCGGCTCGGCCAGCGGCTCGAACACCGGCACGGCGGCGCGCACGGCGTCGGGGGCCCGCACCAGCGTGGCGTGGCCGCCCTGAGCCCGCACCGCCCGGCGCACCGTCGCGGCGCCGGCATCGCCCGCCGCGCCGGTGGCGAGCCAGATCAGGCCGCCGCCCCAGTCGAAGAACCAGCGCGCGTCGCGCTCGGCCGCGACCGCCGCCGCCAGGGCCGGCCCGCGGGTCGGCGCGGTGGAGATCCGCCACAGGGCGGCCTCCCGCGGCTCGGCGAGCGGCGCCGCGTCGCGCACCGTCCGCCACAGGGCGGCGCCGGCCTCGCCGTCGATGATCTCGGGCTGGCCGTAGCGCTTCAGCAGGCGCCGCAGCTCGCCCGTGCGGTAGTTGATGGAGTCGGAGAAACCCTCGAGGCGCATCAGGGTCCGCGCCTCCGGGGCGCCGATCCCCGCCGGCAGGTGCGCGGCGCCCGTGAGCTCGAAGGGCGAGCCAAGCGCCTCCGACAGGGCGGTCACCGCCCGCGTGTCGTCCAGGCCGGAGAAGACCAGGGTCGCCACCCGCTCGCAGGCGGGCAGCACCTTGAAGGTGACCTCGGTGAGGAGGCCCAGCGTGCCGTGGGCGCCGGCCATCAGCTTCACGAGATCGAGGCCGGTGACGTTCTTCATCACCCGGCCGCCCGACTTGATCGCCTCGCCGCGCCCGTTGACGAAGCGCACGCCGATCAGGCTGTCCCGGGCGGCGCCGGCATTGATCCGCCGGGGGCCGGCATTGTTGATCGCCGCCACGGCCCCGAGGGTCGGCTCGCCGGCGGTGCCGTACAGGCCGCGCAGGTCCATCGGCTCGAAGGGCAGCATCTGGCCGCGGGAGGCGAGCAGCGCCTCGACCTCGGCGAGCGGCGTCCCGGCCCGGGCCGCCACCACCATCTCGGCGGGCTCGTAGAGCGTGACGCCGGTGAGCGCCTGCGCGGAGAGCGTCGCGCTGTCCTGCGCGGGCCGGCCGAGCCCCGCGGCGGTGCCGCCGCCGGCGAGGCGCAGGCCCTCGCCGCGCCCGGCGGCGGCCCGCACGATCTCCCCGGCCTCCGCCTCGGTGCCGGGCTCGTAGACGCCCATCGTTCCCGTCCCGGTCCTGTTTGTATCCATTCCAGGACGGGTGTCGCCGGATCCGGCGGCGGATTCAAGCGCAGGCGGAGTCGCGGGGTTTCAGCGGCGGGATTTCCACTGCGCCGCCTTCG from Methylobacterium oryzae includes the following:
- a CDS encoding FAD-binding protein is translated as MGVYEPGTEAEAGEIVRAAAGRGEGLRLAGGGTAAGLGRPAQDSATLSAQALTGVTLYEPAEMVVAARAGTPLAEVEALLASRGQMLPFEPMDLRGLYGTAGEPTLGAVAAINNAGPRRINAGAARDSLIGVRFVNGRGEAIKSGGRVMKNVTGLDLVKLMAGAHGTLGLLTEVTFKVLPACERVATLVFSGLDDTRAVTALSEALGSPFELTGAAHLPAGIGAPEARTLMRLEGFSDSINYRTGELRRLLKRYGQPEIIDGEAGAALWRTVRDAAPLAEPREAALWRISTAPTRGPALAAAVAAERDARWFFDWGGGLIWLATGAAGDAGAATVRRAVRAQGGHATLVRAPDAVRAAVPVFEPLAEPLMRLTAGIKAAHDPAGVLNPGRMYAGL
- the glcF gene encoding glycolate oxidase subunit GlcF — encoded protein: MQTNFAPAQLADPAMAASEKILRTCVHCGFCTATCPTYLLLGDELDSPRGRIYLIKDMLEGGKPASQEVVKHVDRCLSCLSCMTTCPSGVHYMHLVDHARAHIEETYARPAGDRFLRALLAQVLPYPGRFRLALTAAKLGAPFRGLVARLPRVGNRLAAMLDLAPAGAPPREPTNRPGRFPPAGGQAAGTPARRVALLRGCAQSVLRPDFNAAAIRLLNRHGIEVVHANEGCCGALTHHMGKEESAHAHARQAIDAWDAEIAQGLDAILVTASGCGTTIKDYGFMFRDDPAYAEKALRVSSLAKDVTEYLALLDLAPVAETDLVVAYHSACSMQHGQGIRLEPKTLLKRAGFTVKDVPEGHICCGSAGTYNILQPELAAKLRARKVANIERVRPDVIATGNIGCATQIGKGTGIPIVHTVELLDWATGGPKPAALAGVTPRLEAAE